The following DNA comes from Camelina sativa cultivar DH55 chromosome 14, Cs, whole genome shotgun sequence.
NNNNNNNNNNNNNNNNNNNNNNNNNNNNNNNNNNNNNNNNNNNNNNNNNNNNNNNNNNNNNNNNNNNNNNNNNNNACCTCTGGGGTGCAAactcctgagcttccttcaggGCTAGATATGCTAGGTAATACCTTCAATTGACCTGCTTAGtaacatcaaaatcaaacttgagAACTGAAACATCAACGGGTGCCACGATAAAATGCAAGAAGTATTAGCCATACCATTTCCCGAAGCggggctgctgctgctgcttcttagCGTTCCAATATCAAGAGATTTGTGATCAGCTTTGCTACTCCCAGCTTCCTTCTTGCCTCTACCTGAACTAGTATCAAACTTTGACAACTTGTAACACGGTAAGACCGGAAGTTCATCATCATTCCCAAAACGGAAGAAATTTTCTTGCGGCAACGGGCCAGACCTCGTCTTGATTCGATTCAAACCAAGAGACGAAGCCATGATAGGCGTTTCAGCAAGTGGCTTCTTCTTCGCCGCCTCAGAACCTGAAGATGACAGTTTCGATTTCCCAGGACTAGAAGAGTGAACTTCGAACCAAGCTTCTTTACCTTTCGATGAACCATCCTTCTTCGGGTAAGAGCTCCAAATCTCCTCTTTGGAATTCGATTTCGGTTTCTTCTTATCGGACCCAACCGGAGAATTAGAGCCAACGGATCGAGGACTGTTTGCGTTATTGGGACTAGACGATCCCGATTTCTTCGAGGAAAAGAGGAGTTTACTCTTGaacaccattttttaaaaatatttcttctcCCAAGCGGAGAGATTTCAAAACCTAATCCTTTACAATTTTACAACACAACACGCTAAGGCAAAACTCCAAACACCATCTACAATTCGAAAGAACAAATTCTCTTAATATCTTCAATCTCCGTTTTCGAAAACCTTGAGAAAATTTTTCAAAACGAAGAAGCTTTTCGATGAACccgacgaagaagacgatggaCGTAACTGTTGTTAAGTGCGAAGctataatcctttttttttatctaataagGTTAATTAAAACGAAGAGAGATTAGGGATAATCAAACCTGTTAAAGACGCAGCTTTGActatataatgattaaaacatttatatatgagTAGAGGGGAAtgcattttcttatttatatgaGTAGAGTTGATAAGATTATGATGAACATTGaacacttttttaatttttttttcttgaggaTTTTGTCATTAATGAATTTATTGTGTGACTTGTAAGTTTTCAtttgttcagaaaaaaaatctaattttttctttctattacgAGATTTTGCGcgtcattttgtattttaaacGAACAAACTTaactaattttagaattttcatGACCGTTGAGATTTTATATATTCACCTCTAATCGAATTATAATTGGTACATCCCCAAAtatctttttataatattatagtttcGATTGATATAAGAAGAGATTTCCCacatttttttctaagtttGAATGTATAAATCCaattaatttaaaactttttagtaCTATCGAGATTTGATATAATCACATGAACAACTAATATTTTgttagataaaaattttaaatctatagTTTTTGATTATCATAAGAATATTTCTctagtatttttttctatatttgaaTGAATAAATCTAACTAATTTTAGAACTATTAATATTGTTGATACTTGATATATTTAATAATGGCTagatacaaattttaaaaagttatagtGCTGATTAATACAAGGAGATTGTGTGcctataattttaatatttgagttgataaaactaaaacttaTAATTAATGATTGATATTAACTTATAATCTAAATTGTAAACCGATAAGCATGTATTGTTGTGTATATTTGAGTAATTACTAAAGTTAAAACTATGATTACCGttgatatttgatatattttcgATAgctttataaataatgtacaacactccattttaaaattttaatctcatatttttaactaatattttGTAACTTGCACGAATAATATCCGCATCTAATTGaatttattgaaaattattaactttatgATACTaacatactaatttttttttattaaacttgaccAAAGAAACTTATTATACATGCAGTGTGATTTGTTTCTATGTATTTTGTATGTCtatagtaaattttttttttgatcaaacaacATATGATATACATAATtgaaaaaatagtatatatactgcAGTAATTGATTAAGTTTTATCTTTATAAATGAtgtaacatatatttaattgttatttgtttaaaaaaattaatactaatttaattattcaggttttatattaatatttgttaaatttaattgatatttgttaaaatatttaatactaaaATGACAGTCTCTAATTTATTGCAATAGAGTAAAAAAGAATGGGttccaatatattttttaggtGTTTGAACCTGAGGATTAGTAGTTGGCTAAGAGCTTGTATCTCTCAAAGTATGCGGAGCATAACACctttgaatgagctatactaaCAATCTGATATATACTTAGATTTAGATCAGGTTATTGGGTGGAAACTCATGTCCATAgtaaagaagatggagagattATCCCACCACTTGTGGCTCAGTTGCtttaaattaagaagaaaatatgGGGACCGTAAATTGCTCAAGAGATTAGACATTTCCTATGACGATGCTTATCGGGTGCTCTTGCAACACTAACTCTAACTTAAAacaagaacattttttttttgttggtgtaaAACAAGAACATTTTTAGTTGATCTCATGTCAAAGATGTTgtcaaaagaaggaaacaataAACCATATATTGTTTACGCGTACCTTCGCTCAAGTTATTTAGAAATGTGTAGACAGAAATGGCAAACAATTCATAATATCAGATGGTCTAGAAGACAACATTGGTTCTTACATGTGACTAAGATTCAAAAATATTCATTCGTTACTCTCCATCAGTGTTAACTACCGTTTTGATCACGTGGAGACTTTGGAAATCGAAACGTTTCTCTTCCAAAATAATGCAGATAAAAGGATAAAAGAAGCAAGGtgttcaaaaaaagaagaagaagaagctaacaATGGATATATGACATAGAAGCAAATAATGATAGGATGCATGAAATTTTTTTCACTCCTCTTGAAAGTAAGACTATGAAAATAGACAAAGCCACAAAGGGTATCAATGGTCTCCACTGCCAAATGGATGGCTTAAGTGTACGTAGCTTTGATAGTAGATTTGTTCATGGTCGTTCTTTTACAAGTATATGTTGGCTgattagatatatatagtaatgGGCATGTTCTCCTGGCGGGTTATGCACAAAACACGCCTCAACTAGTCCGTTACAAGCCGAAATTCTCGGTTTTTTACATGTTCTTTAAATGGTGTGGACTCATGCATGGTCTGCGATATATGTGGTTTGAAAGCGGTAATGAAGTGTTCATTAACCACTCTAATTAACGGAGGAGAAGTCCAATGTCCTTACTGGGATCTTTATTATGTAATATACGATACTTGATGTCAAAGCTACCCAACTCACTTCTTGATCATGTCAACCGAGAGAGAAACAGTGCAGCGGACAAACTTAATTGCTCAACTCcatactttttcagtttttctctTAACTCTTTCTTTGTATACGTTATAAACTCTGTTACACCAACTTGGTTGGTTAAATTCTTATACACCATCATATCATTATTATCATATGTATAAACAATTTTACAATGGAATGGCTTGGGCCAGAAGCCCGTAACCTTTGCCTCAAATGGTTAATTGCCAACcacattaaacaaattacagaATTGAAAAGAGGTAGCTGAAACTTGAACCCTGgacaaaaaagaagattaatatttccttaacaaTTGTCTAAACATAttatttatagtattataccacataattaattaactacCATGTTGGTGTAGTAGAGATTCTAGAGAATGAGTCAATGCACTTCGGGTTTGCCCTCTTTGAATTTAAGAAGAACGTTTCATATTATAATTGGTTTATCAGCAGCTTTAagctttaaataaatatgattaaaatattagtatacttgaaatataaataaataaattaactaaaatatgATTTCTAAGTCCAATgattaaatttctaatattgGAAGTCTTTATTCCGGAACAGGAAAGCAGACCTTAGATATAGTATATCGTATGGGATGATTTGTATATTATTaggagaaaattaaattatataatcgGCGGTGTGTGTGACTTCAACTcacgtttttcatttttttttctctccaaagtCTCTTTTAGTCGTTTATATTCTCTCTATCATTTCTTGATCTCTTCTCCGATCCGGCGACTCTTCTCCCCGGTGAAAGCTTATTAATCGTTTCTTGGTTTTCTCAACGATTTGCGTGATGGAGAGAGATTTTCTCGGGGTTGGATCAAATCTATATCCGAAAACTGTGAAAGAGGAAACTAACCAAGATTTAGGTAAAATTCCTTTACCAAATCCTCTCATTATGATTACTTATAAATCATAGCTTTGATTATGGAACACTTTGTCGTTAAAGACGTACtcgattaggtttttttttgggggttgtCTTGTTGAAGCTTGAACGTTTACGTCCTTGCTTGGGACTTCTATTTTCATGTTGTCTCTAgggaaacgaaaaaaaaagaaacatattagGTTAGCCAGaacttataatttgttttacgTAGTCGATCTGTCGATGAAAGCATGTTTTTGGTCATCGATTGTTTAAAAATTCAACGTTTACTCGTGAATTTGTTGTGCGTTTTTTCTAAAAGCTAATGATAATTACTTTTCGCAAAGTACAAAATACAAGCTTACGTTTCTATAACTGTTGCCTATTGGTGTTGATCGATCAGtgttctcaaaatattttttttttcttctaacagCCCACAATATAgatgctgttttttttttttgtttcttacgaAATCAATATATTGGTATATGAGCAGTTTTCTGtatatgtatcttttttttcttcttctaattagCCTGATTAGATTGAGAATGAAAACACTGGTTGCTCTTTTTGAACAGTTTATATGccattgttttattaatttaaacttCTTGAATtccatatattatttaaaaacgaAGACGTGAAATGTTGGGAAAAGAATGGATTAAAATAGCGACCGGCTGACGATTGAAGATTTAACAACAAATGCAAGTTGaattgtttaacaaaaatatacagGATCCATCATCCgtaaatgatttaaatataaCCAAGATTGATTGTGacttgattaatatattttctttctttccaattGTAGACTAATTGATTTAAGTTAGAACCATGTTGGGTGTTAAATTTAGCTCAATTTACAAATTTGGATGAATGATATACCTAACCACGGAGAATTCAAtagtttttgtcttgttttataTTCTGAAACGTGCAATTTCTTGGAGGTAGTTGGGATTGTCATGTGTGTTTAACTTTAATAGGAGTCTCAACTTTTAAgtaccatttaaaaaaaaaattgtgtttgtgAAGTATTTGTATGATCCTTATATTCCCCAAGGTGTTAGCTTATTCAGATTTGTTTCATTGTTGGTGGATCTTTCCCTTTATCTGCGACGTTTCAAACTTAGATAAGAGTTGTCCACTTTAGCATTGATCGTGAGTGTTCTTGAGACATATTGCTCATGTTTCAGCCCCAAGAGGTATGATGGAGTGGTCATTCGCAAGCAAAACCTGTTCTGCTCCTCAGATTCTTTCTTTTGGGACATCCCATCAAGACAGGTGTAGAACTTCAGTCAGTGACCATTTGCTTCCTTGTGGTGAAACTGATGTAAACCGGAGAACTTACTACAGCTCAGTTCAGGTTAGGCTAATTCTTGGAAAAACAAACTGTATCTATTAAGTGTGATTTATTAACCCttaattatattgtaaaaaaaacttGGCACTTGGTTTGGTATCTAGAATAAGAAAACTTTCTTGGGAGGCAAATATCAATagtgttttttaattgttttgtttaaatgttATTCTTGTATTAATGATGAACttcataaactcttttacaATATTATTGGTATCTAGAATAAGAAAACTTTCTTGGGAGGCAAAAGCTTCATCAACGGTTTCATGAACGACCAAACTTTGGGAGGATCTCCTACCATAGCACCTCCAGTTTCAGTCTTTCCTGCTCCAACCAATATTAGGAACGCAATGCttttatcttcctcttctttacgTAGAGACACAACTCCTTTAGTTGTCCCGTACTTGACTCGAGctttcactctctttttttttgttccagatGTTCTTCAAATCCTACAGGGTCACCACCTGATCAGTTGACAATCTTTTATGCCGGTTCAGTATCTGTTTACCAAGACATATCTCCTGAAAAGGTAACTTTCCCCCATGCCAATATACATTACATTCTCAGACCACTTTCAACGTTGTAAGCTGTCGATGAAACAAGTTAGAGTTAGTGGCTATTTTAGTAACATTAATTATAGGCTCAAGTCAGAAAACCTCTAATCTGGTTCCAGTTAGAAGGTGAATGATTCATTAATCTGATAAGCAGTCTGCTTAAATCTTCATTTGTCCCTCATAGGCCCAAGCTATCATGTTGCTAGCCAGAAATGGACCTCAGGCTACACCGATTTCAATGCCTAAACCTCAAAACCGGGTTCATCACTCTCCTGCAACCACTTACTCTCCAACTTTATTTCCTTCCAACGGAATCACTGGACTTTTACCCAGACAAAAAATGGTGAGCTTAGTATCCACGTGCAACAACCAAACCGATGCCTCCAATATGGCTCCACCACAACAAGGTTGACAATGAAGTCTTAAGATAACCTAATAATATTTTGTCGTCAAATATTTATGTCAGCTTGATATTGCTATTATCCAATACAGTGGGTTTACCGCAAACGCGCAAAGCATCTTTGGCTCGGTTCTTAGAGAAACGCAAAGAAAGGTA
Coding sequences within:
- the LOC104742369 gene encoding protein TIFY 6A-like, yielding MERDFLGVGSNLYPKTVKEETNQDLAPRGMMEWSFASKTCSAPQILSFGTSHQDRCRTSVSDHLLPCGETDVNRRTYYSSVQNKKTFLGGKSFINGFMNDQTLGGSPTIAPPVSVFPAPTNIRCSSNPTGSPPDQLTIFYAGSVSVYQDISPEKAQAIMLLARNGPQATPISMPKPQNRVHHSPATTYSPTLFPSNGITGLLPRQKMVSLVSTCNNQTDASNMAPPQQVGLPQTRKASLARFLEKRKERVVKVSPYYLDNKSTIDCRTPMSDCLSFPSAHHLC